From a region of the Wolbachia endosymbiont (group B) of Gerris lacustris genome:
- the sucC gene encoding ADP-forming succinate--CoA ligase subunit beta: MNIHEYQAKEILHKFNVPVPKGFVATSAEGVETQINQLKSDVFVVKAQIHAGGRGKAGGVKLAKSTKEAQQLVKDMLGITLVTHQTGPSGQQVKRVYIEEGSSIKKEYYLSLVVDPKLSRSVFIFSSEGGMDIEEVAKSSPTKIVKFDIDPATGFTSLDNNKLGNTFNLSSEQIGKITNIAKNIYDTFITTDASQIEINPLVETSFGDFVALDAKINFDDNALYRHPEIVQLRDYDEEVKEEIEASRHGLSYIKMDGNIGCMVNGAGLAMATMDIIKYYGAEPANFLDVGGGASKETVTEAFKIILSDSNVKGILINIFGGIMRCDIIANGVVEAAKEIDIKVPLVVRLSGTNFKEGKRILEESGLNIIAADELDEAAQKIVQEVK; encoded by the coding sequence ATGAATATTCACGAATATCAAGCAAAGGAAATTTTACACAAGTTTAATGTTCCGGTACCAAAGGGTTTTGTTGCTACATCTGCAGAAGGAGTAGAAACTCAAATAAATCAACTAAAATCTGATGTATTTGTGGTTAAAGCTCAGATTCATGCAGGTGGTAGGGGTAAGGCTGGTGGCGTAAAGCTAGCAAAGTCAACTAAAGAAGCTCAGCAACTTGTAAAGGACATGCTTGGCATAACTTTAGTTACTCATCAAACAGGGCCAAGCGGACAGCAGGTAAAGAGAGTATACATTGAAGAAGGTTCAAGCATTAAAAAAGAGTACTATTTGAGTCTAGTAGTCGATCCAAAGCTCAGTAGATCAGTATTTATATTTTCCTCAGAAGGCGGGATGGATATTGAAGAAGTGGCAAAAAGTTCTCCTACAAAGATTGTGAAATTTGATATTGATCCTGCTACTGGTTTTACAAGCCTTGATAACAATAAGCTTGGCAATACCTTTAATCTGAGTTCAGAGCAAATAGGAAAGATAACAAATATTGCAAAAAATATATATGATACGTTTATTACAACTGATGCGAGCCAAATAGAAATTAATCCACTAGTTGAAACAAGTTTTGGAGATTTTGTTGCGCTTGATGCTAAAATTAATTTTGATGACAACGCTTTATATCGTCATCCAGAAATTGTGCAGCTCCGTGATTATGATGAAGAAGTAAAGGAAGAAATAGAAGCTTCAAGGCATGGGCTCAGTTATATAAAAATGGATGGCAATATTGGCTGTATGGTGAATGGTGCAGGTCTTGCTATGGCAACAATGGATATAATAAAATACTACGGAGCAGAGCCTGCTAACTTTTTGGATGTTGGTGGTGGAGCAAGTAAAGAGACTGTTACCGAAGCATTTAAGATTATACTGTCTGACAGTAATGTAAAAGGAATTTTAATTAACATATTTGGCGGTATAATGCGTTGTGACATCATTGCAAATGGGGTTGTTGAAGCCGCAAAAGAAATAGATATTAAGGTTCCTTTAGTTGTTAGGTTGTCAGGCACTAATTTCAAAGAGGGAAAAAGAATTTTAGAAGAATCAGGGCTAAATATTATTGCTGCAGATGAACTTGACGAGGCTGCGCAGAAAATAGTACAAGAGGTGAAGTAG
- a CDS encoding IS630 family transposase (programmed frameshift) → MALRSKLLDEKVVESAKEMLKKVRNNAYVAKKLNAVIAAKKHSITAVAKICCISRKAITTWIKHIKFGREEKLFSPPQRRRKTILNQSQLEQIEVWIEENPNITIREMRIRIQERFGLNISKSTIHRNMQRMKFSYITPRPVHSGQDKNKQEEFKKNLNETIVMHSEKELFFFDESRFGTHSKVGHGWFKKGSRTQVKVKLGRENFYLYSAVNPRNGENFSLFAPNVNTACINIFLEQMSQYLGIRKAFLVMDCASWHKSKSLKIPKNIEIIYLPPYSPDLNPVERFWLYIKQNILRNKIYDTIVLLESALCKFITSISPSTVKQLCNASYLVH, encoded by the exons ATGGCATTAAGATCAAAATTATTGGATGAAAAAGTGGTGGAATCAGCAAAAGAGATGCTGAAGAAAGTAAGAAATAATGCGTATGTTGCAAAAAAACTAAATGCTGTAATTGCAGCAAAAAAGCACAGTATAACAGCTGTAGCAAAAATATGTTGCATTTCGAGAAAGGCAATTACTACATGGATAAAGCACATAAAATTTGGAAGAGAAGAAAAATTATTTTCTCCACCTCAACGCCGTAGAAAAACTATATTGAACCAAAGTCAACTTGAACAAATTGAGGTGTGGATAGAGGAAAACCCCAATATTACTATTAGAGAAATGAGAATAAGAATCCAAGAAAGATTTGGTTTGAATATCAGCAAATCCACAATACATCGTAATATGCAAAGAATGAAATTCTCATATATCACACCAAGACCAGTTCATAGTGGACAGGATAAAAATAAGCAAGAGGAGTTT AAAAAAAACCTCAATGAAACTATTGTCATGCATTCTGAAAAAGAGCTATTTTTCTTCGATGAATCACGGTTTGGTACACATTCAAAAGTTGGACATGGGTGGTTTAAAAAAGGCAGTAGGACACAGGTTAAGGTAAAATTAGGTAGGGAAAATTTTTATCTCTATAGTGCAGTTAATCCCAGAAATGGAGAGAATTTTAGCTTATTCGCACCAAACGTCAACACTGCTTGTATAAATATATTCCTTGAACAGATGTCGCAATATTTAGGAATACGAAAGGCTTTTCTCGTGATGGATTGCGCTAGTTGGCATAAGTCAAAAAGTTTAAAGATACCTAAAAATATCGAAATTATATACCTACCACCATACTCACCTGACCTCAATCCTGTTGAGAGGTTTTGGTTATATATAAAACAGAACATTTTGCGCAATAAAATCTACGATACAATTGTTCTGCTTGAGAGCGCTTTGTGTAAATTTATTACCTCTATTTCCCCTTCCACGGTTAAACAACTCTGCAATGCTTCTTATTTGGTTCATTAA
- the rpsU gene encoding 30S ribosomal protein S21: MIEVSVHYGDVDRALPVLKKIIQKEGRGLKMKKKYHEKKSEKTAKKKAEARKKRYQQECRRQRYGW, from the coding sequence TTGATTGAAGTATCAGTCCATTATGGTGATGTAGATAGAGCTCTTCCAGTGTTGAAAAAAATAATTCAAAAGGAAGGAAGAGGGCTCAAAATGAAAAAAAAATATCACGAAAAGAAATCAGAGAAAACAGCTAAAAAAAAAGCTGAAGCAAGGAAAAAGAGGTATCAGCAAGAATGCAGAAGACAGCGTTATGGTTGGTAG
- the hemF gene encoding oxygen-dependent coproporphyrinogen oxidase — protein sequence MEKQKTQAFEWFCALRNKITESFLSIEAQSLTEPKIEKRKWDRPGGGSGKSTVIFGNFFEKVGVNVSRVYGKLTDLAINEIPGASESNGEFWASGISLVSHMQSPLIPAAHMNTRLIYTSKQWFGGGMDFTPIYKNEEDRKYIHESIKATCDKFNIEYYPKFKKQCDDYFFLQHRKEPRGIGGIFYDNLSSGNWENDFEFTKAVGEAFLEIYLHIIHKHMQKSWTKEQREEQLIKRGRYVEFNLLYDRGTRFGLMTNGNPDAIMMSMPPLVKWL from the coding sequence ATGGAAAAACAAAAAACACAAGCTTTTGAATGGTTCTGTGCACTGAGAAACAAGATCACCGAATCTTTCTTATCAATTGAAGCACAGTCACTCACAGAACCAAAAATAGAAAAGAGAAAGTGGGATCGACCAGGTGGTGGAAGTGGCAAATCTACAGTTATCTTTGGTAATTTTTTTGAAAAAGTTGGAGTAAATGTTTCAAGAGTATATGGAAAACTCACAGATTTAGCAATTAATGAAATTCCTGGTGCAAGCGAAAGCAATGGGGAATTTTGGGCAAGCGGTATATCTTTAGTGTCTCACATGCAATCGCCCCTTATCCCTGCAGCACATATGAATACAAGGCTAATATATACCTCAAAGCAATGGTTTGGTGGAGGAATGGACTTTACTCCAATTTATAAAAATGAGGAAGATCGTAAGTATATTCACGAATCAATTAAAGCAACATGTGATAAGTTTAACATCGAATATTATCCAAAATTTAAAAAGCAATGTGATGATTACTTTTTCTTACAACATAGAAAAGAGCCACGTGGCATTGGTGGAATTTTTTATGATAATCTGAGTTCTGGCAATTGGGAAAATGATTTTGAGTTCACAAAAGCAGTAGGTGAAGCCTTTTTAGAAATTTACTTGCATATCATACACAAACATATGCAAAAATCTTGGACAAAAGAACAACGAGAAGAACAATTGATAAAACGTGGCAGGTATGTGGAGTTCAATCTTCTTTATGATCGTGGTACAAGGTTTGGTTTAATGACTAATGGTAACCCCGATGCAATTATGATGTCGATGCCCCCTCTTGTTAAGTGGTTATAG
- a CDS encoding 16S rRNA (uracil(1498)-N(3))-methyltransferase, which produces MKKIRLYVEEALSQNVSLALHPRQSHYIYNVMRLKKHDNIYLFNGKDGEWLGEVVNISSKSTKIIIKERTKQQQHEKNLYLYCAMVKSGALSNIVRQATEMGVTCIQFISTERTVVKNINLSRAKLQAIEAAEQSGRTSIPEILLPINFCELSDSQNKNFVLCDETGEGQSPNKILKGKKNVAIIVGPEGGFSSYELDSANKFCQKLSLGKRILRVDTAVVAALTFTNWYS; this is translated from the coding sequence ATGAAAAAAATTAGGCTTTATGTTGAAGAAGCTTTATCACAAAATGTAAGTTTGGCGCTTCATCCACGACAAAGTCACTATATTTACAATGTAATGCGGCTTAAGAAGCATGACAATATCTACCTTTTTAATGGAAAGGATGGAGAATGGTTAGGAGAAGTAGTGAATATATCAAGTAAATCGACAAAAATTATAATAAAAGAACGTACTAAACAACAACAACATGAAAAAAATCTATATTTGTATTGTGCTATGGTAAAAAGCGGCGCCTTAAGCAACATAGTAAGACAAGCAACTGAAATGGGAGTAACTTGCATTCAATTTATTTCAACAGAGCGTACAGTAGTAAAAAACATTAACCTAAGTAGAGCGAAATTACAGGCAATCGAAGCTGCGGAACAATCCGGTAGAACAAGTATACCAGAGATTTTGCTTCCTATTAATTTTTGTGAATTATCCGATTCCCAGAATAAAAATTTTGTTTTGTGTGATGAAACAGGTGAAGGACAATCTCCTAATAAAATTCTAAAAGGCAAGAAAAACGTTGCTATTATTGTTGGCCCCGAAGGTGGTTTTTCATCTTACGAACTTGATTCTGCCAATAAATTTTGTCAGAAATTGAGTCTAGGAAAAAGAATTTTGAGAGTTGATACTGCTGTAGTTGCTGCATTAACCTTCACCAATTGGTATAGCTAG